Part of the Cydia fagiglandana chromosome 26, ilCydFagi1.1, whole genome shotgun sequence genome, cagaaaggacacttcctacaaaatcaTGGTCTCCCTTTcaaatgtatggcactatccctttcggctatttagggttgtcaacgttcaagtgattatcttatctgtggtcgtgcacgcaaatttcattcgatagcgtgacgtgaagTACGCGTTTGCGTCAAGCGTCATTtagtatgggattttgagtttctaaaaggtcccgcttggcgcgctgttcaaaatcccatacaaaaatagacattacCCTAACGGGAACGCTAGTCACGctattgaatgaaatttacagtAATGTTacaccgtaaaaagtctgcagtgattttgatagcccacgcagtgcaagtgtcattttaaacgtcaaacttctatgaaattatgacgtataaataacacttacactgcgtgggctatccaatccgctgcagacttttattggtgcgactataatttattttcagaGAAAAGCTCATTGTTATAAAAACAGCACTTacatgtgacgttatctatgaaaagagaCCTTATTGtcgttggcgcttacgccattattaacgatgctccgatattaGTACAACGCCGAGCCATACTCCgagcggcgtaagcgccatcgacaataaggtgccttttcatagataatgccccaaatgcTTACTTTATAAAACATTTGATACATTTATTGTTATAGATTCTGGAAACTACGAGAGAGTACGCACTGGTAAGTGGCTTTTCTCGCACATCAAGTGTGTAGacgagtattatattctttggtccaGACGCaccagacgggatgatcaaatcgaccgatttgatcaggaATTTAATTGGCATCAATgtccaatttaatcaccaattttagattaatTTACCATTCTGTCAGAATAGGCTAAACGGGCCCtattataagataagataagacctTTGTTTGCATACCATTATACTTTTTATAGCGCTTTTTACGTCTTTTTACCAAGAACAAAAATATCCCAAATATCATATATCTTTGCAATATTCCAAAAACGGCAGGACCGACTATACtcgctatagttttcattgaaagtatttGCTAAGCTTTTGTTTTAcgattttttcatgttttttggacccatggttctaAAGAGaggggacacattttttttctctcggagcgattatttccgaatATATACGTTTACAAAactaattttgaatattttgatgTATTATAGATACTGGACGCCACGACAATGTGCAAACTGGTAAGTGATGTCGTTTTTAAACTAATCACCTcaattaacctctagccgcccatacgtcaaaccttgccaagctaaatgaaattttattttgtcaacacaaagttcaaattagaatggaacaggaggcCTTTTTAttggtctctgggcggctagaggttaaaatagtacagtacgatacaagtgcggaaattAGGAAATTCGAAACAGTGGCGtattttaaaacacgaccgaagggagggAAACACgatcgaattacctattcgcacgtgtatcgtaggTACAACGTTTTATGTACAtaagttaaattaattatataggtaGTTGTGTAATGTGCTTTATTATAccacctgtggcctattttatatagcttcttcttcttcgtggtcgtgacctcatgtctgagggacgtgactcctatgggttattcttcctaccactgctctccaggcctctcgatcttcggccatctgcattgttgcctggagcgaagtctgggtaatattttgtaccacatctgaccatctactgggtgcacgccctctactccttCGTCCGTCGACACTCCCGGTAATAATGCACCTTTCTAGCGTGTCCGTGCCGCGTCTGACTGTGTGGCCGAAGAATTTGAGGACTCTTTGGGTACAGATGGTGGATAGCCTTGTGGTGATATTGAGCTCCTTTAAGATAGACTCGTTTGTGCGGCGTTCAGTCCAAGATATATTCAGCATTctgcgccagcaccacatctcgaacGCGTCTATCCTTCTAAGTGCCCGGGCTTTCAGTGTCCAAGTCTCGGAAGCATACAGGAAGATTGAGAAGATTAGGGTACGCATGAGCTTTATCTTTGTTTTGCGGTTAATTCCTCGGTTCCTCCAGATCTTCTCAAGTCGCTTCACTGCTGCTTTTGCCATCTGACCTCGCCTGACTATCTCCTGATCACAGTCCCCGTCATCGCTAATTTGTGATCCTAAGTAAACAAACTTGCGTACTGAATCAAGGTCACGTAGCTCGTTGGTTCTCTGTGGATGGCCGCTCCGGTTGACAAACATcagtttggttttacttcgattGATCAGAAGACCATATTCTGCGCTGATGCGATCAATCCGGTCCAGTATATCGGCGAGTTCAGCTTCCGTCGAGGCTATGATTGTGGTGTCATCAGCAAACCGCAGATTATTCAGGAGGTAGCCGCCAATGCGTATCCCGCCTTGCTGGTTCTCTAAAACCCTACGCATGATATGTTCACCGATTAGATTGAACAATTGCGGTGACAGGATACATCCTTGACGCACCCCGCGTTCCGATTGGAAAGGTTCAGACACACACTCCCCTATCCTCACCCTGGATCTACCACTGAGGTAGAGGTTTTGGACCAGAAAGGTTAGGTGATCTGGCACCCCCATTTCGCTCATCACCTCGAACATTTTCTTCCAGCTGATGCAGTCGAAGGCCTTTGCATAGTCTATGAAGCACATAGCGGCACTGATGTTATGTTCCCTACACTTTTCTATCACCAACCTAATGTTGAGGATTTGCTCCCGTGTCCCTCTTCCTCTCACAAAGCCTGCCTGTTCTTGTGGAATCTGTCTCGCTATAAAGGATTCCAGTCTTTTGTTCAGGATGTGTAGGAGAATTTTGCTGGCATGCGAAATGAGCGAAATGGTGCGATAGTTTTCGCACTTGCGGGTAGATCCTTTCTTGTGCAGGGGCACCACAGATGATTCTGTCCAGTCTTCCGGCCACTGGCCGGTTCTCCAGACTTTTAGGCAGATTGTGTGAATAATGTTTACTCCTTCCGGTCCTAAGTTCTGAATCATTTGCGTGGTAACTCCGTCACTGCCGCATGCTTTATGCTTCAGTTTCCGGATGGCAGACTCTACTTCGTGCAGGAGGATATCGGGCTCCCTTTCTGCGTAGTCCAAATATTCTTCCTCTTCGCATAAAGTGTTATTATCACAGTATAACTGCTGACAATATCCTCTCCACCTTTCCAGAATTGTCGTCTTGTCCATCAAAGGTGTTCCATTGTTGCTCTCTATGGTCCAGTGTTTAGGTTTAAACTCGTTGGTCAGGATCTTAACTTTTTGAAACATGTCGCGGGAGTGAGCCGTTTCAGAGCATTTTTCAATGTCGGCACAAATTCCGCCAATAAAGACCTCTCTATCTTTCCTGCAGAGCTTTTGGATTGTACTATGCAGGTTGGCGTAGCGCTTGCGATCTGCGTCCGAGCATAAACCACCTTCCTTAAGGGTTTTTCTCTTTTCGATCATCGACCAGGTGTCGGCGCTGATCCATTCTGCTCTAGGCACTGCTGCTTTGTTTTTTTCCGAAGCTTGTTTAGCCACCTCCAGCATTGCGCTTTTTAAGCTAGCCCAGGTGGACTCTGGTGCGTCTAGAGGGTCCTGCCATGCCTCAGCAAGCCTATTGCTAATGCGTTCTTTGTACATTTCCAGAGCTGGGGTGTTCAGACGAATCGGTTTGTTTAGTGTCTCCCTTTTCGCCGATTTTAGGCGCACCCTGAATTTGGCTGCCAAAAGCTGATGATCGCTGCCACAGTCCGCTCCAGGTCGCGTTTTTGTAGCACAGATTGAAGATCTCCATCTTTAATATCATCTTCATCTTATCAATATAAAATCGATCtgcaagttacaatttacaagcggaagtctcgtttataaaataggccactggtgtaATGTGTAATGTTCATAGGTTTTATGtatgaatattatatttaaagtcAAGAGCTTGTTAATCAACATGAGTTTTATTCAGATCCATTATTGCAAGTCCCATAGATAATCTATATTCTATTTAAGGCCGCTACACACTTATTAACTTAAGTATGATTCACACTTATAACATCCTTTCCTTTCCATAACCACAAAAGTTACATTaatcattattttcataaacacTTAGAAAGGATGCCACATGTTAAATTCAAAAACATTATTCTAATTGATAGTCCTTAAGGTAAACTGGTCTTTTGATTTGCCTACCAGACCTTGAGAAAGTACTAGGCATAGGCATAACATCATTAAAAGAACTGGACCTGGACACATTTCCTGAACCATGAGCCATATCTACATCATTAGGCAAATCTGGTATcctatcattatttattacaatGTCATCATAGTCCAATTTGTTTTCTTTATAAGTCCCACCCTTTATTAACATATACCTATTcctttttataatatttccatCTTCATTTTTTACATGATATGATCTGGGACCTGGAGCCTTTCCTACCACTATGCCACTCTGTAAGGGCTTGATg contains:
- the LOC134677664 gene encoding uncharacterized protein LOC134677664; the encoded protein is MAEGAEHGVVGLKPPEKLNNNDFKKWKQRFELYRKASGADKKDDQVQVALLLHCMGEACIDIYNTLNLEESATYVEVIAAFENYFIPRKNLSVNSHIFFTRNQLEGENFDNYLTELKKLAKECDFGTLEDRLIKDKLVSGVFNKKLTDRLLREPDLTLTKAINICKAAELANEQVKQIQGKSSVEKTEVQVIKKKPIARKEQAATSGSKGGGSSGATYHHQGQQASASSSKGSSSGSTYHRQESRHHAECYRWRSSICATKTRPGADCGSDHQLLAAKFRVRLKSAKRETLNKPIRLNTPALEMYKERISNRLAEAWQDPLDAPESTWASLKSAMLEVAKQASEKNKAAVPRAEWISADTWSMIEKRKTLKEGGLCSDADRKRYANLHSTIQKLCRKDREVFIGGICADIEKCSETAHSRDMFQKVKILTNEFKPKHWTIESNNGTPLMDKTTILERWRGYCQQLYCDNNTLCEEEEYLDYAEREPDILLHEVESAIRKLKHKACGSDGVTTQMIQNLGPEGVNIIHTICLKVWRTGQWPEDWTESSVVPLHKKGSTRKCENYRTISLISHASKILLHILNKRLESFIARQIPQEQAGFVRGRGTREQILNIRLVIEKCREHNISAAMCFIDYAKAFDCISWKKMFEVMSEMGVPDHLTFLVQNLYLSGRSRVRIGECVSEPFQSERGVRQGCILSPQLFNLIGEHIMRRVLENQQGGIRIGGYLLNNLRFADDTTIIASTEAELADILDRIDRISAEYGLLINRSKTKLMFVNRSGHPQRTNELRDLDSVRKFVYLGSQISDDGDCDQEIVRRGQMAKAAVKRLEKIWRNRGINRKTKIKLMRTLIFSIFLYASETWTLKARALRRIDAFEMWCWRRMLNISWTERRTNESILKELNITTRLSTICTQRVLKFFGHTVRRGTDTLERCIITGSVDGRRSRGRAPSRWSDVVQNITQTSLQATMQMAEDREAWRAVVGRITHRSHVPQT